The Laribacter hongkongensis DSM 14985 genome has a segment encoding these proteins:
- a CDS encoding IS3 family transposase: protein MIYRSIASVQEKAGDIANACRLLGVSRSGYYAARQRALAEPRPCPVSVKLQTAFTRSGHSYGSRRLLKALRAKGLQIGRHRVRRLMREHRLRT, encoded by the coding sequence GTGATTTACCGGAGCATTGCCAGCGTGCAGGAGAAGGCCGGTGACATTGCCAACGCATGCCGGCTGCTCGGAGTCAGTCGATCCGGCTACTACGCTGCCCGGCAACGAGCGCTGGCAGAGCCACGCCCCTGTCCGGTGAGCGTGAAGCTGCAGACTGCGTTTACCAGGTCAGGGCACAGTTACGGCAGCCGACGGCTGTTGAAGGCGTTGCGCGCCAAAGGCTTGCAGATTGGCCGTCATCGGGTTCGTCGGCTGATGCGTGAGCACCGGCTGCGTACTG